The following are from one region of the Salicibibacter kimchii genome:
- a CDS encoding Glu/Leu/Phe/Val dehydrogenase dimerization domain-containing protein, with translation MNLFEHMSEENFEQVVFCQEKSSGLKAIIAVHDTTLGPALGGTRMWPYENEEEALVDVLRLAKGMTYKNAAAGLNLGGGKAVIIGDSRHEKNESKLRAFGRYIQGLGGRYITAEDVGMEEPDMDTIHLETDYVTGRSPATPGGGGNPSPLTGYGIYVGMKASAKEVYGTDALSDKTVAVQGVGSVAYHLCKHLHKEGANLVVTDIHEPTVQRAVQEFDARAVGTEEIYDVECDIFAPCALGAVLNDETMDRIHASIIAGSANNQLHQSRHGDALHEKGILYAPDYVINAGGVIHVADELQGYNRERAMKSVEGLYEQMTKVFEIAKRDGIPTHQAANQLAVERIENVRKAKNAYVRDPKDILS, from the coding sequence ATGAATCTATTTGAACATATGTCGGAAGAAAACTTTGAACAAGTCGTCTTTTGCCAAGAAAAATCTTCGGGGTTAAAAGCGATTATTGCTGTCCATGATACGACCCTCGGACCCGCGCTGGGGGGAACGAGGATGTGGCCGTATGAAAATGAGGAGGAAGCGCTCGTCGATGTGTTGCGACTGGCAAAGGGAATGACGTATAAAAACGCTGCAGCCGGCCTGAATTTGGGAGGAGGGAAAGCGGTTATTATTGGAGATAGCCGTCATGAGAAAAACGAATCTAAATTACGGGCATTCGGTCGCTATATTCAAGGCTTGGGCGGTCGTTATATTACAGCCGAGGATGTAGGGATGGAAGAGCCGGATATGGATACGATTCATTTGGAGACCGATTATGTGACCGGACGTTCGCCTGCTACACCGGGCGGAGGCGGAAATCCTTCCCCGCTGACGGGGTACGGCATATATGTAGGAATGAAAGCGAGCGCGAAGGAAGTGTATGGAACGGATGCACTGTCGGATAAAACCGTGGCCGTACAAGGGGTCGGCAGTGTCGCTTACCATCTGTGCAAGCATTTGCACAAGGAAGGCGCGAACCTCGTCGTAACCGATATTCACGAGCCAACGGTCCAACGTGCGGTGCAGGAATTTGACGCTCGTGCTGTCGGGACGGAAGAGATTTATGATGTGGAATGCGATATTTTTGCCCCCTGTGCCCTTGGAGCTGTGCTTAATGATGAAACGATGGATCGCATTCACGCCTCGATTATTGCAGGGTCGGCAAACAATCAATTGCATCAGTCTCGTCATGGCGATGCGCTCCATGAAAAAGGCATTCTTTACGCTCCGGATTACGTGATTAACGCGGGAGGCGTCATTCATGTAGCCGATGAATTGCAAGGATACAACCGGGAACGGGCCATGAAGAGCGTTGAAGGTCTCTATGAACAAATGACAAAGGTGTTTGAGATTGCCAAACGCGATGGGATTCCTACGCATCAAGCAGCTAACCAACTTGCGGTAGAACGGATCGAAAATGTACGTAAAGCAAAAAATGCCTATGTAAGAGACCCGAAAGATATTTTGTCCTGA
- the lpdA gene encoding dihydrolipoyl dehydrogenase, protein MADEYDLVVIGAGTGGYVAAIRAAQLGNRVAIVEKEALGGTCLHKGCIPSKTLLRSAEVYREVREAASFGIDTEGVTLDFSKVQERKQSVVDQLHGGVHQLLQNENIKVFEGHARILGPSIFSPSAGSISIEYTDGRENEVLIPKHVLIATGSQPRRLKDIDFSHENVMTSDEALFMERLPASMTIIGGGVIGTEWASMLIDFGVDVTVLEAQDRLLPGEDEDISVEMKKQLEKRGVRVYLNAEVQTEEVQVEREHVAVQVVLDGENYMISAESLLVSIGREATITDIGLQNTEIQIEDGKIVTNEWGQTKEAHMYAIGDVTQGYELAHVASHQGMIAVAHMNEQSPAGLNERHMPRCTYSHPEVASLGLSETEAKAQGFHVKIGTFPLRAIGKALIQGDADGFCKFISNEANNDLLGIHMIGTNATELISEGALAMMLDAADWEVAEAVHPHPNISEVFKEAALHADRRAIHLSR, encoded by the coding sequence ATGGCCGATGAATATGATCTTGTTGTGATCGGCGCCGGCACCGGTGGTTATGTTGCTGCCATCCGCGCCGCTCAACTCGGAAACCGAGTGGCCATCGTTGAAAAAGAAGCGCTCGGCGGAACCTGCCTTCACAAAGGATGTATTCCGAGTAAAACGCTGTTGCGGAGTGCGGAAGTGTATAGAGAGGTACGGGAGGCGGCATCGTTCGGCATCGATACGGAAGGCGTAACGCTTGATTTTTCAAAAGTGCAGGAACGTAAACAAAGCGTCGTCGATCAGTTGCATGGCGGCGTTCACCAATTGCTTCAAAATGAAAATATTAAAGTGTTCGAAGGCCATGCACGTATTTTGGGGCCGTCCATTTTTTCCCCGAGTGCCGGCAGTATTTCCATCGAATATACGGATGGCAGGGAAAACGAAGTACTCATTCCCAAACACGTGTTGATCGCGACCGGGTCACAACCAAGACGTCTCAAAGATATAGATTTTTCCCATGAAAACGTAATGACATCGGACGAGGCGTTATTTATGGAACGTTTACCTGCCTCAATGACGATTATCGGCGGCGGGGTGATCGGGACGGAGTGGGCATCTATGCTCATTGATTTTGGGGTGGATGTTACTGTGTTGGAAGCACAAGATCGTTTGCTTCCCGGGGAAGACGAGGATATTTCCGTTGAAATGAAAAAACAGTTGGAAAAGAGAGGCGTTCGTGTTTATTTAAATGCGGAAGTGCAAACAGAGGAGGTGCAAGTGGAACGTGAGCATGTAGCAGTGCAGGTCGTACTGGATGGGGAAAATTATATGATCTCGGCAGAAAGTTTGCTCGTTTCCATCGGACGCGAAGCAACGATTACCGATATCGGACTTCAAAATACGGAAATTCAGATCGAAGATGGCAAAATCGTTACGAATGAGTGGGGGCAAACAAAGGAAGCGCACATGTACGCCATCGGTGATGTGACGCAAGGGTATGAACTTGCCCACGTGGCTTCCCATCAGGGAATGATTGCTGTTGCACATATGAATGAGCAAAGTCCTGCAGGATTAAACGAACGGCATATGCCGAGATGCACCTATAGCCATCCGGAAGTTGCCTCCCTCGGTTTAAGCGAGACGGAAGCAAAGGCTCAAGGTTTTCATGTGAAAATCGGTACGTTTCCACTTCGTGCGATTGGAAAAGCACTTATCCAGGGTGATGCAGATGGCTTTTGCAAATTTATTTCCAACGAAGCCAACAACGATTTGCTCGGGATCCACATGATCGGAACGAATGCAACGGAACTGATTTCCGAAGGGGCACTTGCCATGATGCTGGATGCAGCCGATTGGGAAGTGGCAGAGGCGGTTCACCCGCACCCGAACATCTCTGAAGTGTTTAAGGAAGCGGCACTTCACGCCGACCGACGTGCCATTCATCTATCCCGGTGA
- a CDS encoding thiamine pyrophosphate-dependent dehydrogenase E1 component subunit alpha, which produces MSEGKHEKLGLNREQLLEMLKTMLTARKIDERMWLLNRAGKIPFVVSCQGHEAAQVGAATALDKDNDYILPYYRDVGMVLHFGMTVKDLMLAGFAKAEDPNSGGRQMPNHFGSKKHRIVTGSSPVTTQVPHAVGIALAGRIKEDPFVCLTSFGEGSSNQGDFHEAANFAGVHGLPVIFFCENNQYAISVPVDRQIASERVSDRAYAYGMPGETVDGNDPLAVYEAVKKAADNARAGGGPALIESLSYRLTPHSSDDDDRSYREWEEVDDAKRKDGIFTFVDYLKGYGLLTDTEEKDIHEKIQRSIDEATEVAENAAYAEAESTLNHVYHE; this is translated from the coding sequence ATGAGCGAGGGAAAACACGAGAAGCTGGGATTAAACCGGGAACAATTACTGGAGATGCTTAAAACGATGCTGACCGCTCGTAAAATCGATGAACGGATGTGGTTGTTAAACCGTGCCGGAAAAATCCCGTTCGTCGTTTCCTGCCAAGGACACGAAGCAGCACAAGTGGGAGCGGCGACGGCACTGGATAAAGACAACGACTACATTCTTCCGTATTATCGGGACGTAGGGATGGTCTTGCACTTTGGCATGACAGTGAAAGATTTAATGCTGGCCGGATTTGCCAAAGCAGAAGATCCTAATTCCGGGGGGAGACAAATGCCAAACCATTTTGGCAGTAAAAAGCATCGAATCGTAACGGGGTCTTCTCCGGTAACTACCCAAGTGCCCCATGCAGTTGGCATTGCCCTGGCAGGAAGGATTAAAGAGGACCCTTTTGTTTGTCTCACTTCTTTTGGCGAAGGCTCTTCGAACCAAGGAGATTTTCATGAAGCCGCAAATTTTGCAGGCGTGCATGGCTTGCCGGTCATCTTTTTCTGCGAAAACAATCAATACGCGATTTCTGTGCCCGTCGATCGCCAAATCGCTAGTGAACGTGTTTCCGATCGAGCTTACGCGTATGGAATGCCCGGCGAAACCGTGGACGGCAATGATCCGCTTGCTGTCTATGAAGCGGTTAAAAAAGCTGCCGACAACGCGCGCGCGGGTGGAGGGCCGGCATTGATTGAAAGCTTGTCTTATCGTTTAACCCCGCATTCGAGCGACGATGACGATCGTTCCTATCGTGAGTGGGAGGAAGTGGACGATGCCAAGAGAAAGGATGGCATTTTTACGTTTGTCGATTATTTAAAAGGTTATGGTTTATTGACGGATACAGAAGAAAAAGACATACATGAAAAAATCCAACGTTCAATCGATGAAGCGACGGAAGTCGCGGAAAATGCGGCGTACGCGGAAGCGGAATCAACCTTGAACCACGTGTATCACGAGTAA
- a CDS encoding alpha-ketoacid dehydrogenase subunit beta, giving the protein MATKNYISAVTTALQEEMEKDDGVFVLGEDVAAKGGVFRATEGLYEQFGATRVLDTPLAESAIAGVGIGAAMYGLRPVAEMQFADFMLPAVNQIISEAAKIRYRSNNDWHVPITIRAPYGGGIHGALYHSQSLEALFSSTPGLKVVAPSTPYDVKGLLKAAIRDPDPVLFFEHKKAYRLIKGEVPEDEYTVPIGTADVKREGDDVTVMTYGMCVHFALEAAEKLQEEGISTHVLDLRTIYPMDRAAIVRAARRTGKILLVTEDNKEGSVLNEAAATIAEDCLFDLDAPVQRLAAPDVPAMPYAPPLEKYFMMNAEKVEQAIRELAEF; this is encoded by the coding sequence ATGGCGACGAAAAATTATATCAGTGCAGTCACGACAGCATTACAAGAGGAAATGGAAAAAGATGACGGCGTTTTCGTCCTCGGCGAGGATGTTGCTGCCAAAGGCGGCGTGTTTCGTGCGACAGAGGGATTGTATGAACAATTTGGAGCAACCCGAGTGCTTGACACCCCCTTGGCTGAGTCGGCAATTGCCGGTGTGGGCATTGGAGCTGCCATGTATGGACTGCGTCCGGTGGCAGAAATGCAATTTGCCGATTTTATGCTCCCCGCTGTCAACCAGATTATTTCGGAAGCTGCGAAAATCCGCTATCGCTCCAACAATGACTGGCACGTGCCTATCACGATTCGTGCCCCCTACGGCGGCGGCATACACGGAGCGCTTTACCATTCCCAATCCTTAGAAGCGTTGTTTTCCAGCACTCCCGGATTGAAAGTAGTTGCTCCGTCGACGCCGTATGATGTGAAAGGCCTTTTAAAAGCAGCGATTCGTGACCCTGATCCCGTTCTGTTTTTTGAACATAAAAAAGCCTATCGTTTGATTAAAGGCGAAGTCCCCGAGGATGAATACACCGTTCCTATCGGAACGGCGGATGTGAAGCGGGAAGGCGATGATGTCACGGTGATGACGTATGGGATGTGCGTCCATTTTGCGTTGGAAGCGGCCGAAAAGTTGCAAGAGGAAGGGATATCCACCCACGTGCTCGATTTGCGTACAATTTATCCTATGGATCGAGCGGCGATTGTCAGAGCTGCGCGTCGGACAGGAAAAATTTTGCTCGTCACTGAAGACAACAAAGAGGGAAGTGTGTTGAATGAAGCCGCGGCAACCATTGCCGAAGATTGCTTGTTTGACCTTGACGCGCCCGTTCAGCGTCTTGCGGCTCCTGACGTACCGGCGATGCCTTACGCGCCCCCGTTGGAAAAGTATTTCATGATGAACGCGGAAAAAGTAGAGCAAGCCATTCGCGAATTGGCAGAATTTTAG
- a CDS encoding dihydrolipoamide acetyltransferase family protein: MKKEIVMPQLGESVTEGTITQWLVNPGDNVNKYEPIAEVDTDKVNAEVPSSYTGTISDIIAKENQTVQVGDVVAYIETEDTSKEETPPEREGRRENQTGKQERSEESSQKKRYSPAVLTLAQKHNIDIETIEGTGRGGRITRKDVEKKLEAGEKTTAKAPEPQREEQDASLGVEASASDEVIPVTGVRKAIAANMSQSKQEIPHAWTMVEVDVTTIVRYREKEKEAFRNQEGIPLTFMPFFMQAVTAGLKKYPEVNATWQGDHIVRKKEINLSMAIGTEEALYVPVIANADEKNIRGMARSLHSLAEKTRNGKLTSDDIRGGTFTLNNTGAFGSVQSMPIINHPQAAILSVESIVKRPVVKEDDMIAVRHMVNLCLSLDHRVLDGLICGRFLAYVKEQLEQFNGEGM, encoded by the coding sequence ATGAAAAAAGAGATTGTCATGCCTCAATTGGGAGAAAGTGTAACGGAAGGGACGATTACCCAGTGGCTCGTGAACCCCGGGGACAACGTGAATAAATATGAACCGATCGCGGAAGTGGATACAGATAAAGTCAATGCAGAGGTCCCTTCTTCCTATACAGGGACTATCAGTGACATTATCGCGAAAGAAAATCAGACGGTGCAAGTCGGAGATGTGGTTGCTTATATCGAAACCGAGGATACCTCGAAAGAAGAAACTCCACCTGAACGTGAGGGGCGACGGGAAAATCAAACGGGAAAACAAGAACGTTCTGAAGAATCATCCCAGAAGAAACGGTATTCCCCTGCCGTCCTTACCTTGGCACAAAAGCATAACATTGATATAGAAACGATAGAAGGCACAGGCAGGGGCGGGCGTATTACGCGAAAAGATGTGGAGAAAAAATTGGAGGCAGGGGAAAAAACGACAGCGAAGGCACCCGAGCCGCAACGGGAAGAACAAGATGCTTCATTGGGAGTGGAGGCGAGTGCTTCCGACGAAGTTATTCCTGTAACCGGCGTGCGTAAAGCCATTGCTGCAAACATGAGCCAAAGCAAGCAGGAGATCCCCCATGCCTGGACGATGGTTGAAGTGGACGTTACGACTATCGTTCGTTATCGCGAAAAAGAGAAAGAAGCATTTCGAAACCAGGAAGGGATCCCGCTGACGTTTATGCCTTTTTTCATGCAAGCGGTGACCGCGGGGCTTAAAAAATACCCGGAAGTTAACGCTACTTGGCAAGGCGACCATATTGTTCGTAAAAAGGAAATCAATCTTTCCATGGCTATCGGCACCGAAGAAGCACTTTACGTTCCCGTCATTGCAAATGCTGATGAGAAGAATATCCGGGGCATGGCGCGATCCTTGCATTCTCTTGCCGAAAAAACGAGAAACGGGAAGCTAACGAGCGATGATATACGCGGAGGAACGTTTACGTTAAACAACACGGGAGCTTTTGGTTCCGTGCAATCGATGCCTATCATTAATCATCCGCAAGCAGCGATTCTTTCCGTGGAATCCATCGTTAAACGTCCCGTTGTGAAAGAAGACGATATGATTGCCGTGCGTCACATGGTCAATCTGTGTCTTTCCCTCGATCATCGTGTGCTGGACGGATTGATTTGCGGAAGATTTCTGGCCTATGTGAAAGAACAGTTGGAACAGTTCAATGGAGAAGGGATGTAA
- a CDS encoding BrxA/BrxB family bacilliredoxin, translating to MNDVVQSARDEMTEAGYEHLSTPEEVDKTFKDEGTTLVMVNSVCGCAGGIARPAAAYMQNYESKPDRFVTVFAGQDREATDHAREYFEGYGPSSPSFALMKNGEIQTMVERHEIEGHEPIEVVQKLEAAFDEHCS from the coding sequence ATGAATGATGTCGTACAATCCGCACGCGATGAGATGACAGAGGCAGGCTACGAACATTTAAGCACGCCTGAAGAAGTAGATAAAACATTCAAAGATGAAGGAACCACGTTGGTGATGGTCAATTCCGTATGCGGGTGCGCGGGGGGGATTGCACGTCCGGCAGCTGCTTATATGCAAAACTATGAGAGCAAACCCGATCGCTTTGTGACCGTCTTCGCCGGTCAAGACCGTGAAGCCACGGATCATGCGCGCGAATACTTTGAAGGCTACGGCCCATCGTCCCCATCGTTTGCACTTATGAAAAATGGAGAGATTCAAACGATGGTTGAGCGCCATGAAATTGAAGGGCATGAACCAATCGAGGTCGTGCAAAAATTAGAAGCTGCCTTTGATGAACATTGCTCGTGA
- a CDS encoding L,D-transpeptidase — translation MVFKSLAAAILLFAPLWPMDVEPFPGEPFIIVNKSTNELGWVENGELDNVYDVATGKDAKDTPEGIFTVIVKAEQPYYRAQDIEGGDPDNPLGSRWIGFDAGNTDGRTYGVHGTNDSSTIGGKVSLGCIRMHNEEVDGLYDQVPMGTKIWIGTEPEREIEDMAREIGVLKNEKGIPFSY, via the coding sequence ATGGTATTCAAAAGTTTGGCCGCGGCTATTTTACTTTTTGCTCCTTTGTGGCCGATGGATGTGGAACCTTTTCCGGGGGAGCCTTTTATTATCGTTAACAAGTCCACGAATGAATTAGGATGGGTAGAGAATGGCGAGTTGGACAACGTGTACGACGTAGCGACGGGAAAAGATGCAAAAGATACGCCGGAAGGTATTTTTACGGTGATTGTGAAAGCGGAGCAACCTTATTACCGTGCGCAAGACATCGAAGGCGGGGATCCTGACAACCCTCTTGGCAGTCGTTGGATCGGCTTTGACGCGGGAAATACCGATGGACGGACATACGGCGTACATGGGACGAACGATAGCAGCACGATCGGGGGAAAGGTTTCATTAGGCTGCATTCGCATGCATAATGAAGAGGTGGACGGCTTGTATGATCAAGTGCCGATGGGAACAAAAATATGGATCGGCACCGAACCGGAACGGGAAATAGAAGATATGGCGAGAGAAATCGGAGTATTAAAAAACGAGAAAGGAATCCCTTTCTCGTATTAA
- the prli42 gene encoding stressosome-associated protein Prli42, translated as MPRTFQKTIVYVMIFVLVVGTFLAGFGAMI; from the coding sequence ATGCCTCGCACTTTTCAGAAAACCATTGTTTATGTCATGATTTTTGTATTGGTAGTAGGCACCTTTTTGGCCGGATTCGGTGCCATGATTTAA
- the mce gene encoding methylmalonyl-CoA epimerase, with the protein MNNLPETVDHIGIAVHSIEERLPYYRNLLGFTLTETNHLPHQQVKVAFLSSGDINIELLEQMGDGGTVARFLARKGEGIHHFALQVDDIETFLKELNGKNPFASLGPAETGARGRTVAFLDPKISGGVLIELCQR; encoded by the coding sequence ATGAACAACCTTCCGGAAACAGTGGATCATATTGGCATTGCCGTTCATTCCATAGAGGAACGCTTGCCTTATTACCGGAATTTGCTGGGATTTACGTTGACTGAGACGAATCACCTCCCCCATCAGCAAGTGAAAGTGGCCTTCCTGTCAAGCGGGGATATCAACATTGAACTTCTTGAACAGATGGGGGACGGTGGTACGGTCGCACGTTTTCTTGCCAGAAAAGGGGAAGGCATTCATCATTTCGCATTACAAGTGGACGATATTGAAACGTTTCTCAAAGAACTAAACGGGAAAAATCCATTCGCATCTTTAGGCCCTGCGGAAACCGGTGCACGTGGCCGAACGGTTGCTTTCCTTGATCCGAAAATATCCGGTGGCGTTTTAATAGAACTATGCCAGCGATAA
- a CDS encoding YaaR family protein: MDIERLGKTNTSSHMMRSSTTVPSNKRIGSPSFQDIMNHQRQSVNHERLQAAMGKIEDQGKMLAEFRTARELREYKKLIRNFVDEIVRNGLQIEDRRGFNRPGTNAYRIVTEVDEKLMRLTEEIMEKEAGHLDILARVGEIRGLLLNLYT, translated from the coding sequence TTGGACATTGAACGTCTCGGGAAAACGAATACTTCTTCACACATGATGAGGTCATCTACAACCGTGCCTTCGAATAAAAGAATTGGCTCTCCATCGTTTCAAGATATTATGAACCACCAGCGTCAATCCGTAAACCATGAACGGCTGCAAGCCGCGATGGGCAAGATTGAAGATCAAGGAAAAATGTTGGCAGAATTCCGGACGGCCAGAGAGTTGCGTGAATATAAGAAACTGATCAGAAACTTTGTTGATGAGATCGTCCGAAATGGATTGCAAATCGAGGATAGGCGCGGCTTCAACCGTCCGGGAACAAACGCTTACAGAATCGTTACGGAAGTCGATGAGAAACTGATGCGATTGACCGAGGAAATTATGGAAAAGGAAGCCGGCCATTTGGATATACTGGCGCGGGTCGGTGAAATCCGAGGGTTATTATTGAATTTATATACGTGA
- a CDS encoding low molecular weight protein-tyrosine-phosphatase gives MIRILFVCLGNICRSPMAEAIFRKKAAAHGLSEQIHIESAGTGHWHVGEPPHEGTMNILSENEIDAGGLTARQVVKEDLDSFDIVVALDAENLGFLQTLRKQTQKVEIVRLLDYSEREESDVPDPYFTGNFQEVYEMIDEACASLLEEVEKEWL, from the coding sequence GTGATTCGTATATTATTTGTCTGCTTAGGAAATATTTGCCGTTCGCCAATGGCTGAAGCAATTTTTCGCAAAAAAGCGGCTGCGCATGGGTTAAGCGAGCAGATTCATATCGAGTCGGCAGGTACGGGACACTGGCATGTTGGAGAACCTCCCCACGAGGGGACGATGAATATTTTGTCTGAAAATGAAATTGATGCCGGCGGATTGACCGCGCGCCAAGTCGTGAAAGAAGACTTGGACAGTTTTGATATTGTTGTGGCATTGGATGCTGAAAATCTAGGGTTCTTACAAACATTGCGAAAACAAACGCAAAAGGTAGAAATCGTTCGTCTCCTTGATTACTCCGAAAGGGAGGAAAGCGATGTGCCTGATCCGTATTTCACCGGCAATTTTCAGGAAGTGTATGAGATGATTGATGAGGCTTGTGCATCGCTTCTCGAAGAGGTAGAAAAAGAATGGTTGTGA